Within the Kiritimatiellia bacterium genome, the region GGCGGCTTCCGCAACCGAAGGACCAGGTCCGCCGATTTCAGAGCGGTCATGCGGTCGGATTCGACCGTGGCCCCCGCTCGTTCGTAAGCCTCATCCGGGATACCGATGGATTCTCCGATTCCGCATTCGACAGAAACGGAGGCGCCCAACCTGACAAGTTTTTCCGCCGAAGGGGGGATCAGCGGGACCCGCCGTTCGCCTTGCGCGCGTTCGCGCAACACAACAATCTTCATAACAGGCGAAGAGAAAAGCAGTCCCTTGCACCCGCATCAAGCTTTTGATCAGAGCTGCGCATTATGATACAAACTTTGCCATGAACATATTAAGCCTCGCGTGCGTCGGAGCAGGGCTGCTGTTCATCCTTGCCGCCCAGTCGCCGGCCGCTGACATCGATGATCCGCTAGCGGCGGCAAACGCGATCTATGCGGAACTCCTCGCTAACCACGTGAAGGACGGCCGGGTCGACTACCGCGGCCTGCGGGCCCGGCGCGACCAAATTCAGGAATGCCTGAAAATGTACGGTTCCATCCGATTGAGTCGGTTCGATCGATGGACGATCCCGGAGCGGCTCGCCTTTCTTTCGAACCTTTACAACCTGTATGTTTTGAAAATCATCCTTGACGATTATCCACTATCCAGCATCCGGAAAGCCGGCGGGTGGTTCAGCGGCGACCCGTTTGAGTGGAAAGTCGTCTCTATCTTCGGTCACCGGACATCACTTTTGATCATTCACAAGAACTATCTTCGTCGCGACTACGCCGAGCCGGGGATCCATTTCGCCGTCTGCCAGGGCGCCCGATCCAGCCCCCCGCTTCGCCATGAACCGTACAACGGGGAACATTATTATGACCAGATTGCCGACCAGGCCCGGGTCTTTCTTTCGAGGGCTCCCGACAATCAGATTGATGTCAAGCGCCGACGAATGGTGCTCTCGCCGATCTTCAAATGGTATGAAGAGGACTTCGCGCGATACGCCGGCGGAGTCGAGGGCTACATTCGGATCATCGCCCCGCCAGAGTGGGGCGTCCGCGATGCGCCGGGTCGTTTTTCCGTATCTTATTCCCGCTTCGACTGGAAGCTGAACGACGCCAACCCCGGGCGCAAGTGAACATGCACGCGATCGGCGCGCCGTTCGTCACCTCGGCCAATTTGTCCGTCCGGGTAACCGATCCGGCCACGATCGTCATCTTTGGCGCATCCGGTGACCTTGCACGCCGGAAGTTGCTGCCCGCCCTCTATGCGATGCACGTCCAGCGCCTGCTGCCCGATAATTTCGCCATCTTCGCCGTCGCCCGCCGCGAATACACCGACGAGTCCTATCGCGGATTCGTCGCCGAGTCGCTGCACGAGTTTTCGCGTATCCGCCCCGATCCCGAATCGCTGCAGGACTTTTGCCGACGCGTTTTCTACCACCCGGCCGACATCAGCCTTTACCAAGCCTATCGAACCTTGCGCACCCGCCTGTTTGACCGGCGCATCTTCCCGCCCAACCACGTGTTCTACCTGTCCGTCAAGCCGGAGCTGTTCCACATTGCGCTCGAAAACCTTCGCGCGGCGGGCCTCGTGCAGCCGCCGGACGGTGACCACTGGAGTCGTGCCGTCATTGAAAAGCCCTTTGGTCGCGATCTGGATAGCGCACGATTGCTCAACCGGGTCGTGCTGCAGCACCTCGACGAATCTCAGGTCTACCGGATCGACCATTATCTCGGCAAGGAGACGGTCCAGAACATCCTCTCCTTCCGTTTCGCCAACGCCATCTTCGAACCGCTCTTCAACAGTCACCTGGTCGACCACATCCAGATTACCGTGGCCGAAACCGTCGGCATGGAGAGCGGGCGGGGCGCCTACTACGATGCGAGCGGCGCGCTCCGCGACATGCTGCAAAACCACATGTTGCAACTGCTTTGCCTCGTTGCGATGGAGCCGCCCTCAGGACTCACCGCTCATGCGCTTCGAAATGAAAAGGTCAAGGTCCTCCAATCGATCCGCCCCTTTTCACGCGAAGAGCTCACGCGATCGGTCGTTCGCGCGCAATACACCGCAGGGGCCGATCCCTCTGTCCCGGGATATCTCGCGGAAGAGCGAATTCCTTCCAATTCAACGACGGAAACCTACGTCGCTCTTCGCCTTCATATCGACAACTGGCGCTGGGCGGGCACGCCGATCTTTCTGCGGACGGGCAAGCGGATGGCAAGGCGGCTCACCGAAATCGCGATTCAATTCAAAAAGCCACCCCTCCAGTGGTTTCAGCTCGTCGAATGCGTCGGCGACGTGTGTGACCTCTCCCGTGCGAGCCCCAACCTGCTTGTCTTCCGAATCCAGCCGGACGAGGGCATTTCCCTTCGGTTTGCCGCCAAGCGGCCGGTACCGCAAATCCTCGTGGAAAATGTGACGATGGAATTTTCTTATTCCTCCACCTGGCAGCGGCAACTGCCGGAAGCCTATGAGCGCCTGCTCCTCGACGTGCTGCGCGGCGACTCCACCCTCTTCATGCGGTCGGACGAGGTCGAGTCCGCGTGGGCGGTGGTCGATCCGATCCTCCGCGCCTGGCAAGAGGACCCCTCCTTCCCGCTGGCCACCTATCCGGCCGGTTCGTGGGGCCCGCCCGAGGCCGATGCCCTATTTCTGCATCCGGACCAGTCGTGGCGCAACCCCGCCGGGACCTGACGGGTACTTTCCGAGGATTTCACTCATGGGACGCGCCGCTGTTGCCAGACCGGCAGTAGGTTTGCGGCCGATGCCGTAAAATTTCCATGGTGTGGAATTTCCATGCGATGGAAATTTCAAAAAAATTTTTTCCATAGCATGGAAATCGCAGCGGAAAACGCAGCGGGGCGGTTTGGCTGTCACCGGTCACGAGACCGGAGCCAATTCCGTTTAGAGCGGCTCAAAGGCCTTTTTGAGAGCAAGGCACATGGGGCAGACCCAGCTCTCTGGAAGGGCTTCGAAGGGCGTCCCCGGTGCGATGCCATGCTCGGGATCGCCGACCACCGGATCATAGATGTAACCGCAGCAGGTACAGACCCACCGCTCCGCGACTGGGTGGTTGGCAGTTGTCATCGCGAAAAATTAGTACTAGATAAGGTTGACGGGTCAAGCGAGCCGTCGATGAGCGCGGGCGCTGGCGGCCGGCCCCCGCCGGTCTGTCCGGGCTCGAGTGCGCGAGGTCGCGCGTGTGAACCGGCTGGCGAACAAAGATCCGAAGAACCATGAAGAAAAACGCGCAAATCATCACGGGATTGGGTGAAGGGGATGTTGCCCAGTACGCCTTTTTGCCCGGCGATCCCGGGCGGGTCCCGAAAATCACCGAGGGGTGGGAGGATCTCCGCGAAGTCTGCCGCGTGCGCGAGTATGTGGTGCAGACGGGAATCGTCCAGGGCGTTCGAATGACGGCGGCCTCAACCGGCATCGGAGGTCCCTCTCTAGCCATCCTCGTGGAAGAGCTCGCAAAGCTCGGCACGCATACCTTTATTCGTGTGGGGAACAGCGGCGCGATCGCTGACGAGGTCCAACTGGGTGATTACGTCATTTCAACGGGTGCCATCCGCGATGACGGGACCTCGCGCACGTATGTGGGGATCGAGTATCCCGCGGTCGCCGACTTCCGCGTGGTCTCCGCGCTCGTGGAGGCGGCCCGGCGCAGCGGTGCGCGCTTCCACACGGGAATCACGGTCTCCACCGATGGATTTTACTCGCGGAACAAGGTTCTCGACGCGGAAGGGCGAATGCGGCCGATGTCTTTCCGGGGCTATGAACAGAGCTGGATGAATGATGTATGCGCCGATTGGAAGCGCGCCCGAGCGCTGAACGTCGAGATGGAATCAGCGACGTTGTTCACGATCTGCAACCTGTTTGGCCTTCGGGCCGGGACCATCTGCACCGTGTCCGACCGCACGCCTTGGAGCGCCCCGGGGCAGGACGCCCTTTCGCTGGATATGAACATCCGCGGCGCGATTCGGATCGCCATCGAGGCAGTTCTGGATCTGAGCCGCGCCGACCAACGGCCGTGAGACAATACCACGAATTGCTGCGCAAGGTCCGTTTCGAGGGCGTTCGGAAAAGTGACCGAACAGGGACCGGCACGCTCAGCATCTTTGGCCACCAGATGCGCTTTGACCTGTCGGAAGGATTTCCGCTGGTCACGACCAAAAAACTGCACGTCCGATCGATCATTCATGAGTTGTTGTGGTTCCTCCGTGGCGACACGAATATTCGATATTTGCATGAGCACGGCGTAACCATCTGGGACGAATGGGCGGATGAAAACGGCGATCTCGGGCCGATTTACGGCGCCCAGTGGCGTTCGTGGCGGAGCGCCGACGGGCGAGTGATTGACCAGATCGCATGGGTCGTCGAAGAAATCCGACGAAATCCCGACTCCCGACGGTTGGTGGTCACGGCGTGGAATCCTGGCGAGCTGGATCAGATGGCCTTGGCGCCGTGTCACTGTCTCTTCCAGTTTTACGTCGCGGAGGGTCGCCTCTCGTGCCAGCTTTACCAGCGAAGCGGAGATGTCTTTCTCGGCGTCCCCTTCAACATTGCATCGTACGCCCTGTTGACGCTGATGATGGCGCAGGTCACGGGATATCAGCCCGGTGAGTTCATCCATACGCTCGGCGACGCGCACCTCTATCTCAATCACCTGGAACAGGCGGACCTGCAGTTGAGTCGGACGCCTTTCCCCCTCCCGACGATGCGGCTGAATCCGGAAGTTCGATCCATTTTTGAGTTCCGCTACGAGGATTTTACGCTCGAGAATTACCAGTGCCATCCGGCGATTCCGGCGCCGGTCGCCGTCTGATGCCGCGCGTGTCTATCGTTGCCGCCGTCGCCGAAAACGGCGTCATCGGGCGCGAGGGCCGGCTTCCCTGGCGGTTGCCTGCCGAGCTGCGGCGCTTCCGAGCGCTGACGATGGGCCACCCGGTCATCATGGGGCGCCGGACGTGGGAATCCCTGGGCCGGCCCCTCGCCGGTCGCCGGAATATCGTCATCAGCCGCACACCCGGCTTCCAAGTTTCTGGCGCGGAGATTGTACCTTCGCTGGAGGCGGCACTAAACCTCGCCCGGGATGCGGACGAGGTGTTCGTGATCGGCGGGGCGCGGCTGTTTGCGGAGGCGTTGCCACGGGCGGACCGGCTGTATCTGACGGTCGTGCACACCCGGCCGGATGGGGATGTGTTCTTCCCATCGTGGGACCCCGCGGAATGGATCGAGATTTCGCGGGAAACGTACCCGGCCGATCGCGAAAATCCCATCGGATTTACGGCATGTGTTTATGAGCCTCGCGCGGCGCATGCGGGCAAGGGCCGCAGCGATAATTCTCGGGCATAGTTTGTATCACCGACCGCGCTGAGCATTCGGTGAGCAGCGATTGAGGCACCAAATCTGCTCTGTTGCGGTATCAGAATGCAAATCCGCGCCCGTCGTGGACGATGCTATCTATGGAGAACGGAAGCTACACCGCCAATCATGTCGAATAATGGGCAAGGTTTCGGATGGGCGGCTCTTGTGCATCACCGCTGCGGCGAAGGTGCAAACTACGCTTTTTGCTAGAGAACATCTTGCGTATCGGCGGGCGCAACAAACGTATGATCCGGTGAACGGAATGGACGCTTGGCATCCCCTAAAGGCGAGCTAGGATGATTTGCGCATACGTTTTCGATTATCGGAAGGAGAGAATCCATGCAAGCAACGTCGATTGCAGTGAGCGATGCGCCGGCCGGCAGCCGGTCCCGTTCCATGGGAATTGGAGTTGCGGCCTATGGCTGGCTGATTGCATCGGCCGCGCTGCTTGCTCTGGTCTTCGGCTTGGCCATCCGAATTGAATGGCTTACTCCTGCACTGGACGCGATGCAGGCGCGCACCTTCGGCGCCGCTCTCACTCTCCACGGGGCGCTCTCCTTTTATTTCGTTCTTTTGCCACTCGGTTTCACTGTTCCCGCTCTGGTAACGCTTCGGTATTTATCGTCGGCCGGTGCCTTACCTTTTCCACGGCTCACCGCGTGGGGCTATGGTTTTTATGCCGCGGGGTTGGGGACTCTGGTCGTCTACGCTCTTGCCGGCGGCAGTGAGGCAGGCTGGAGCGGGGCAAATGTTTTTGGCGGAATTTTTGAGGGCGCCCGGCCCATCGGTCTGGCGGGTTTGTGTGCCGCGCTGTCTCTTGTGGCGCATGGAATTCAGGCGGCGTCTTCCGGCGGCATCCGAACTCTGCAACTTGCCGGAATGCTTTCGATATTCCTGCCTGCGGCCGGCGTGATGGCGCTTTTGACGGGCGCAGCACTGGCGCTTTGCATGACCGCGGTCTTATTGGACGGCCTGGGAGGCGTTCATTTGTTTGACCCGGTTGCGGGCGGCGATCCTAGAATGTATTTCTATGCCTTTTCCATGTTTCGATCCTCCGCGCTGTCGCTTGTAGTGCTCGCACCGCTCCTGCTGAGCGCGGGTTGGCTGGAACCACGAGCAGAAATTCGCGTGAGGCCGAGAAGCGTTTGGACCGTCGCAGCCTTGGCCGTGTTTTCCGCTTTGCCGTTGGGAGGAACGGGCCTTGCGCTGAAATTCGCGGCGTGTTCCGCGGCCTGCCTTGCCATCGGCTTGCTGGCTGCTCGCATGGCCCAGCGCGCCCCGATGTCCGCCTCAGAGCGGCTCCTGCCGGCCGCCTTGTTCATTGGCGGCTTGCAGGCGTTGTTGGGCCAGTTCCTCCTAGCCACGCCGGTAGGCGCCCAGATCTCCGGCCAAACGACTTTGGAATCGGCGTGCCTTCATCTCGCGGCGATGACATCTGTGGGTTTTGCCTGGCCCGCCGTCGCGTTGCTTGCCCGTTCGAATTCGGGGCCGCAGTCGGCTGGCCTCGATGCGTTTATCGTGGCCGCTGCCTTGGTTCTGTTCGCCGGCATTCAGGTCACTGTTATGCCCGACGCTCTTACCGGTCTCCACGGCCTGTCGTTCCGGGCGAATGCCTATCCCGCCGATTTTCAGGTATTGAAGGTGCTCGGCGCTGCCGGCTCGACAATCTTTGTGGTCGGGTTTGCGCTGCTATACATCGCCCTTTGGCGAGTCGTCCGCAACTCGTTTCCCGCAAAGGCGGATGCATCGGCCTGAGGGGCCGTTTGTAGGGAAGGAGTCGTTCACCGCGAGGCTGATAAAGCGCGGGGAGGGTCCTTTTCCACCGAACGCTCGTGAATTTCTGACGCGCCCATATTGGTGTATAATATGCGTATGAAGTGGTTGGCCTGGGCGGGAGCCTTTTGCGCGATTGTGGGCGCGGCAATCGCTGGCGGTGGACCTCTGAACACCATCGTTGTGGTGAATGGTGCCGACACGCAATCACTCGAAATCGGGCGGCGTTATGCGTGGGAGCGTGGGATTCCGGAATCGCATATTCTGCAGCTCTACGCACCGACTTCGGGAACGGTAGGCATCGGCATCTGGAGCAACCAGATTCGAAATCCGGTGCTGTCATTCATCAACGCGCAAGGCCTGTCAAACCAGATCGATTACGTTGTATTTGCGCATGCGTTCCCCTACCGGATCTGGAACACGAATATCATCGCCTCGCCGACGAATTGGCTGGTCGCCTCGCTCACCTCGTCGATGTATTACGATTTTTTCGCCTCCAGCAATGCCTTTGCCTACGGCTGCCATTTGAATTCGGCCGCTAGCAACGCCTATTACAAGGCGGAGCGCGCGTTCCGCCGAAGTTCCACCCCGAACGGACGGTATTTGATCAGCGCCCTGCTCACGGCGTATACCCCGGATGAGACGCGTCTGGCGCTGCGGCGGTCGGCGGCGAGCGACTTCACTCAACCGTCGGGCAGGATCGATCTGGTTCGGACGAGCGATGGCCTGAGGAGCGCCCGTTGGCCGCAACATGAAGAGGCTGACTATCGCGCGCGCCTGCATGGCAGGAAAAATGAGTGGTTCATCCGCGTGTTTGACCCGATTCCTTCGGCCACGAATCTGATGGGGTACCAAACCGGCCGAGATGTCGTCTACGATCTGTTTTCCCATCAATACCTCTCGGGATCGTATGCCGACCACCTGACGTCTTATGGCGGAATATTAGACGAGCCGCATCCCCACACCCGGATTCTGGAGTGGATCCGCGCCGGCGCCGCCGGCTCATACGGGACCGTCGTGGAGCCTTGCGCCTACACCGAAAAATTCCCCGACGCCCTGATTTACCACTGGTATGAGCGCGGATTTTCCCTGGGGGAATCTCTCTACATGTCGGT harbors:
- a CDS encoding nucleoside phosphorylase; translated protein: MKKNAQIITGLGEGDVAQYAFLPGDPGRVPKITEGWEDLREVCRVREYVVQTGIVQGVRMTAASTGIGGPSLAILVEELAKLGTHTFIRVGNSGAIADEVQLGDYVISTGAIRDDGTSRTYVGIEYPAVADFRVVSALVEAARRSGARFHTGITVSTDGFYSRNKVLDAEGRMRPMSFRGYEQSWMNDVCADWKRARALNVEMESATLFTICNLFGLRAGTICTVSDRTPWSAPGQDALSLDMNIRGAIRIAIEAVLDLSRADQRP
- a CDS encoding rubredoxin, with the protein product MTTANHPVAERWVCTCCGYIYDPVVGDPEHGIAPGTPFEALPESWVCPMCLALKKAFEPL
- a CDS encoding dihydrofolate reductase, with translation MPRVSIVAAVAENGVIGREGRLPWRLPAELRRFRALTMGHPVIMGRRTWESLGRPLAGRRNIVISRTPGFQVSGAEIVPSLEAALNLARDADEVFVIGGARLFAEALPRADRLYLTVVHTRPDGDVFFPSWDPAEWIEISRETYPADRENPIGFTACVYEPRAAHAGKGRSDNSRA
- a CDS encoding DUF547 domain-containing protein: MNILSLACVGAGLLFILAAQSPAADIDDPLAAANAIYAELLANHVKDGRVDYRGLRARRDQIQECLKMYGSIRLSRFDRWTIPERLAFLSNLYNLYVLKIILDDYPLSSIRKAGGWFSGDPFEWKVVSIFGHRTSLLIIHKNYLRRDYAEPGIHFAVCQGARSSPPLRHEPYNGEHYYDQIADQARVFLSRAPDNQIDVKRRRMVLSPIFKWYEEDFARYAGGVEGYIRIIAPPEWGVRDAPGRFSVSYSRFDWKLNDANPGRK
- the zwf gene encoding glucose-6-phosphate dehydrogenase gives rise to the protein MHAIGAPFVTSANLSVRVTDPATIVIFGASGDLARRKLLPALYAMHVQRLLPDNFAIFAVARREYTDESYRGFVAESLHEFSRIRPDPESLQDFCRRVFYHPADISLYQAYRTLRTRLFDRRIFPPNHVFYLSVKPELFHIALENLRAAGLVQPPDGDHWSRAVIEKPFGRDLDSARLLNRVVLQHLDESQVYRIDHYLGKETVQNILSFRFANAIFEPLFNSHLVDHIQITVAETVGMESGRGAYYDASGALRDMLQNHMLQLLCLVAMEPPSGLTAHALRNEKVKVLQSIRPFSREELTRSVVRAQYTAGADPSVPGYLAEERIPSNSTTETYVALRLHIDNWRWAGTPIFLRTGKRMARRLTEIAIQFKKPPLQWFQLVECVGDVCDLSRASPNLLVFRIQPDEGISLRFAAKRPVPQILVENVTMEFSYSSTWQRQLPEAYERLLLDVLRGDSTLFMRSDEVESAWAVVDPILRAWQEDPSFPLATYPAGSWGPPEADALFLHPDQSWRNPAGT
- a CDS encoding thymidylate synthase; translated protein: MRQYHELLRKVRFEGVRKSDRTGTGTLSIFGHQMRFDLSEGFPLVTTKKLHVRSIIHELLWFLRGDTNIRYLHEHGVTIWDEWADENGDLGPIYGAQWRSWRSADGRVIDQIAWVVEEIRRNPDSRRLVVTAWNPGELDQMALAPCHCLFQFYVAEGRLSCQLYQRSGDVFLGVPFNIASYALLTLMMAQVTGYQPGEFIHTLGDAHLYLNHLEQADLQLSRTPFPLPTMRLNPEVRSIFEFRYEDFTLENYQCHPAIPAPVAV